A single window of Pontiella agarivorans DNA harbors:
- a CDS encoding 3D domain-containing protein yields the protein MGRKRKHAKSVRRLFSRHWKLLCVGLAVYWFLLEGRFYFPKFPRPPEGVQPIEVEMKTTSYCHCRKCCSYHWFLFIPFQKTGPFSFRLKHIGITSSGKTARPGTLAADISVYPYGTVMYVPGYGYGVVEDTGGAVKGHHIDLYRPNHWFARAWGVQEKRVKVWLPPKPVAQHEDEEGIKIAE from the coding sequence ATGGGGCGTAAACGAAAACATGCAAAGTCGGTGCGCCGTCTTTTTTCCAGACATTGGAAATTGCTCTGTGTTGGACTGGCGGTTTACTGGTTTCTATTGGAGGGCCGGTTTTATTTTCCGAAATTTCCGCGGCCGCCGGAAGGGGTTCAGCCCATCGAGGTGGAAATGAAAACGACGTCGTACTGTCATTGCCGGAAATGCTGCTCCTACCACTGGTTTCTGTTTATTCCTTTTCAGAAAACCGGTCCCTTCAGTTTTCGCCTGAAGCATATCGGGATCACCTCTTCAGGCAAAACTGCACGGCCGGGAACCCTTGCAGCGGATATTTCAGTTTATCCGTACGGAACGGTGATGTATGTGCCGGGCTATGGTTACGGCGTAGTGGAGGATACGGGCGGGGCGGTTAAAGGGCATCATATTGATCTGTACCGGCCGAATCACTGGTTTGCGCGCGCCTGGGGAGTTCAGGAAAAAAGAGTTAAAGTCTGGCTTCCGCCGAAGCCGGTGGCACAGCACGAGGATGAAGAAGGAATTAAGATTGCCGAATAA
- a CDS encoding AraC family transcriptional regulator: MSKKIWQVGLLIIANSAWGRDTIEGVMSYEREVGPWQLRMKPGLPLNIDAVNEGVACDGYIAQVCTQELAEQLVATGKPVINIADSKVEGFSAPNLRTDDRIGVQLAVDHYIQRGFRNMAFVGPTIYANAIEYADHFENVLKERGLTACPKFEYDGTDRELFIPLTKWLHALPKPIGIVSWGHGYARSIVDACMLADIPVPHDVAILAANNDDFLCNACYPSLSGVLSPMKQVGYHAAKLLDRMMNGETVPNDILFFPPVGVKERLSTDTLAVEDDRLRKVIGFMKEHAYESITINDVLKAVPMARSSLEHQFKKTFGRTPAEEIRRLRINRARKLLAETDLSMQEIAEACGLSSYNYLSFAFRKATGMSPRDYRKNHGKH, encoded by the coding sequence ATGAGTAAGAAGATTTGGCAGGTGGGCCTCCTCATCATAGCAAACTCGGCCTGGGGACGTGATACCATTGAAGGAGTCATGTCTTATGAGCGCGAGGTAGGCCCTTGGCAACTCCGCATGAAACCAGGTCTTCCGCTCAATATTGATGCCGTTAACGAAGGAGTTGCTTGTGACGGCTATATTGCGCAGGTCTGTACCCAGGAGCTTGCCGAGCAACTCGTCGCCACAGGAAAACCAGTCATTAATATTGCGGATTCAAAGGTTGAGGGCTTTTCCGCTCCAAACCTGAGAACCGATGACCGGATTGGTGTTCAACTCGCTGTCGACCACTATATTCAGCGGGGATTCCGGAATATGGCATTTGTTGGACCAACCATTTACGCCAACGCAATTGAATATGCCGATCACTTCGAGAACGTTTTAAAGGAACGGGGGCTGACCGCCTGTCCCAAATTTGAATATGACGGGACAGACCGTGAACTGTTCATTCCGCTTACCAAGTGGCTTCACGCCTTACCCAAACCCATCGGGATTGTCTCCTGGGGCCATGGCTATGCTCGATCAATAGTGGATGCCTGCATGCTTGCCGATATTCCCGTACCGCATGATGTGGCCATTCTTGCAGCCAATAACGATGATTTTCTCTGCAACGCCTGCTACCCGTCTCTATCGGGAGTGTTATCGCCCATGAAACAAGTCGGTTATCACGCGGCAAAACTGCTGGACCGAATGATGAATGGTGAAACAGTCCCTAACGACATTCTCTTTTTTCCTCCGGTCGGTGTAAAGGAACGCCTATCCACCGACACGCTCGCGGTGGAAGATGATCGGCTCCGCAAGGTAATCGGCTTTATGAAAGAACATGCATATGAGTCGATCACCATTAATGATGTATTGAAAGCAGTACCTATGGCACGCAGTTCACTCGAACATCAGTTCAAAAAAACATTCGGCCGCACCCCCGCAGAGGAAATCCGGAGACTACGTATTAACCGAGCAAGAAAACTTCTAGCAGAAACCGACCTCTCCATGCAGGAAATCGCCGAAGCCTGCGGTTTGTCATCCTATAATTATCTCAGTTTTGCTTTCAGAAAAGCTACCGGGATGTCCCCCCGCGATTACCGAAAAAACCACGGTAAGCATTAA
- a CDS encoding DNA topoisomerase IV subunit B, with the protein MAAKKKIEYTEDKIKTLSSLEHIRLRTGMYIGRTGSGAHYDDGIYILVKEVIDNGIDEFIMGHGDRIDVSIEDDMVTIRDFGRGIPLGKVVDCVSKINTGAKYNDDVFQFSVGLNGVGTKAVNALSTYFLVRSHRDGKFVEAEFALGNLVREEKGKTTEPNGTFVAFSPDPDIFKNYKFNSDHLARRLRFYAYLNPKLKIWFNGELYHCKGGLLDLIRDESQYEKIYPPFHYSDKTLEFAFTHTNRFSEEYYSFVNGQFTSDGGTHLSAFREGLLRGINDFASKKFSGDDVREGVLGAVAIRLKEPIFESQTKNKLGNSEIRSDLVAQISQAVSDSLHRNTAEAKKLIGKIEETQKLRKELNSVKKLARERSKSVSIRIPQLKDCKHNYNREKNKGLESQIFITEGQSAAGSLVSCRDANHQAIFTLKGKPLNVCDLKRDALYKNVEIYNLMRALNIEENIDNLRYNHVILATDADVDGLHIRNLMITFFLRFFESLVREGHLKILETPLFRVRNKKKTLYCYSEEERVQALEELGRGAEITRFKGLGEISPGEFKDFIGEKTIRLTQVSIDGDHSVSEVINFYMGKNTPERREYIMDNLVIDAEMM; encoded by the coding sequence ATGGCTGCCAAAAAAAAGATCGAATACACTGAAGACAAAATCAAGACGCTGTCGTCGCTGGAGCACATCCGTCTGCGTACGGGCATGTATATCGGCCGTACAGGCAGCGGTGCGCATTATGATGACGGGATCTACATTCTTGTTAAAGAGGTGATCGATAACGGCATTGATGAATTCATTATGGGGCACGGCGACCGGATCGATGTTTCGATTGAAGACGATATGGTAACGATCCGCGATTTCGGACGCGGCATTCCGCTGGGCAAGGTGGTCGACTGTGTTTCGAAAATCAATACGGGGGCCAAATATAACGACGATGTTTTTCAGTTTTCGGTCGGACTGAACGGGGTCGGAACAAAAGCGGTGAATGCGCTCTCGACCTATTTTCTGGTCCGTTCGCATCGCGATGGAAAATTTGTCGAGGCGGAATTTGCACTGGGCAATCTGGTGCGCGAAGAAAAGGGCAAAACCACAGAGCCGAACGGCACATTTGTGGCCTTTTCGCCGGATCCCGACATCTTTAAAAACTATAAATTCAACTCGGATCATCTGGCTCGGCGCCTGCGTTTTTATGCCTATCTGAATCCCAAACTGAAAATCTGGTTCAACGGCGAGCTATATCATTGCAAAGGCGGCCTGCTCGACCTGATCCGCGATGAAAGCCAGTATGAAAAAATCTACCCGCCGTTCCACTACTCGGATAAAACGCTGGAATTCGCCTTCACCCACACCAACCGTTTTTCCGAAGAATATTATTCCTTTGTCAACGGCCAGTTCACGTCCGACGGCGGCACCCATCTTTCCGCATTCCGGGAAGGCCTGCTGCGCGGCATTAATGACTTCGCCAGCAAAAAGTTCTCCGGCGATGATGTGCGCGAAGGGGTGCTCGGTGCGGTAGCCATCCGCCTGAAAGAACCGATTTTCGAAAGCCAGACGAAAAACAAGCTGGGTAATTCCGAAATCCGCTCCGACCTGGTGGCTCAGATTTCGCAGGCGGTTTCCGACAGTCTGCACCGCAATACAGCCGAAGCGAAAAAACTGATCGGAAAAATTGAAGAAACGCAGAAGCTGCGTAAAGAACTCAACTCCGTCAAAAAACTCGCGCGCGAGCGCTCCAAATCGGTTTCCATCCGCATCCCGCAGCTCAAAGACTGTAAACACAACTACAACCGGGAAAAAAATAAGGGACTGGAATCCCAGATTTTCATTACCGAGGGTCAGTCGGCCGCCGGATCGCTGGTTTCCTGCCGCGATGCCAACCACCAGGCGATTTTCACGCTGAAAGGCAAGCCGCTTAATGTCTGCGATCTGAAGCGCGATGCGCTCTATAAAAATGTGGAAATCTACAACCTGATGCGGGCCCTCAATATTGAAGAAAATATTGATAACCTGCGTTACAACCACGTCATCCTTGCCACCGACGCCGACGTTGACGGCCTGCACATCCGCAACCTGATGATTACCTTCTTTCTTCGGTTCTTTGAATCGCTCGTCCGGGAAGGCCACCTTAAAATTCTGGAAACGCCGCTTTTCCGAGTACGGAACAAAAAGAAAACGCTCTACTGTTATTCCGAAGAGGAGCGTGTCCAGGCATTGGAAGAACTGGGGCGCGGCGCAGAGATCACACGATTTAAAGGACTCGGCGAAATTTCGCCGGGCGAGTTCAAGGACTTTATCGGCGAGAAAACCATCCGGCTGACCCAGGTCTCGATCGACGGCGATCACTCCGTCTCTGAAGTGATTAATTTCTACATGGGCAAAAATACGCCGGAACGGCGGGAGTACATCATGGACAATCTCGTCATTGATGCTGAAATGATGTAA
- a CDS encoding chitobiase/beta-hexosaminidase C-terminal domain-containing protein: MKLGMLLGVLVGLGGLSGVMAAEPLWKVETWEAGRQLVWANPGTSGEISEASNWKENGKTATAPPDRNTDILLPGAEKYYVVKGSRNNQVRHVVIEKNAELKGKHRNELEIWGNVDVKEDGWIHFISIRGDKDTYFNIEESVFPGDGRVYRHCSKNPPKEKCCNSQISHKFQICKIGTKSVEFLSNVGVSDEVMLQHGKCIISGDFRFSGATNKGAFEVYDGGILEIQSGGRLAPFINDNRKAVYNVNIYRNGVLQAGSPERPLTEDAYLCLGFAVNDKPGRSGLYAALGSMIRVYSENPKKARLVVTSITSVDDFTDGQGREVGRASERADDEKGVMLQLAGDVLLDGVHFDYLAEDGIGLFDEDVAKTWKNVTFGKKCASSSPRNLIAEMKADPNSYYHGRGDQRSEYGLTMKAMASMNQLLGEYEPFQLKTTPENTTIRKVGKGNNQIETPVAVIFDEPIEVEVKTRVPGAKIRYTTDGTEPTAKSPAYTRPIKLAKTTKLTVKAYKKGVGFSPTYTTTYVIQ, encoded by the coding sequence ATGAAACTGGGTATGTTATTGGGTGTGCTGGTTGGTCTGGGAGGACTGTCGGGGGTGATGGCGGCGGAACCGCTGTGGAAAGTGGAAACGTGGGAGGCGGGCCGACAGCTGGTCTGGGCGAATCCCGGAACGAGCGGTGAAATCAGCGAGGCCTCCAATTGGAAAGAAAACGGTAAAACCGCGACTGCACCGCCGGACCGGAATACGGATATTCTGCTGCCCGGGGCTGAAAAATATTATGTGGTGAAGGGTTCGCGTAATAATCAGGTCCGTCATGTGGTGATTGAGAAAAATGCCGAGCTGAAGGGAAAGCACCGCAACGAGCTGGAGATCTGGGGCAATGTGGATGTGAAGGAAGACGGCTGGATTCATTTCATTTCAATCCGCGGCGATAAGGATACCTATTTTAATATCGAGGAGTCGGTTTTTCCGGGCGACGGCCGGGTATATCGGCACTGTTCAAAAAATCCGCCGAAGGAAAAATGCTGTAATTCACAGATTTCCCACAAGTTTCAGATTTGCAAAATCGGCACCAAATCAGTGGAGTTTCTGAGTAATGTGGGCGTGAGCGACGAGGTGATGCTGCAGCACGGGAAATGTATTATCAGCGGCGATTTCCGGTTCAGCGGGGCAACCAATAAGGGCGCGTTCGAGGTGTATGACGGCGGAATTCTTGAAATTCAATCAGGGGGCCGTCTTGCTCCGTTTATCAACGATAACCGAAAAGCGGTTTATAATGTGAATATCTATCGCAACGGTGTGCTGCAGGCGGGTTCTCCGGAGCGGCCGCTGACGGAGGATGCGTATCTGTGTCTTGGTTTTGCCGTGAATGACAAGCCCGGGCGTTCCGGGCTGTATGCCGCGCTGGGTTCGATGATTCGGGTCTATTCCGAAAATCCGAAAAAGGCGAGGCTGGTGGTGACCTCGATTACATCGGTGGATGATTTTACCGATGGACAGGGCCGTGAAGTGGGTCGCGCCAGCGAGCGGGCGGACGATGAAAAAGGGGTGATGCTGCAACTGGCTGGGGATGTGCTGCTCGACGGTGTGCATTTCGACTATCTTGCAGAAGACGGCATCGGCCTGTTTGATGAAGATGTCGCAAAAACCTGGAAAAATGTGACGTTCGGCAAAAAGTGTGCTTCTTCCTCCCCCCGGAATCTGATTGCGGAAATGAAGGCCGATCCCAATTCATATTATCACGGGCGCGGTGACCAGCGGTCGGAATACGGGCTCACGATGAAGGCGATGGCCTCCATGAATCAGCTGCTCGGTGAATATGAACCCTTTCAGCTGAAAACGACGCCGGAAAATACAACGATCCGCAAAGTGGGCAAGGGCAATAACCAGATTGAAACCCCGGTGGCGGTTATTTTTGATGAGCCGATCGAGGTTGAAGTGAAAACCAGAGTCCCGGGGGCAAAAATCCGGTATACGACGGATGGCACAGAACCGACGGCGAAATCGCCGGCCTACACCCGGCCGATTAAATTGGCGAAAACAACGAAGCTGACGGTCAAGGCCTATAAAAAAGGCGTGGGCTTCAGTCCGACTTACACCACGACCTATGTCATTCAATAG